TCCACCAGCTACGAGCACATTGATCCCCTGCTCGTCGGAAACGACCGCCGGGTGTTGCTCTCTGACCTTTCCGGTAAGAGCAACGTGCTCTACAAGGCACAAAAGTATGGCTATGACCTTGATAAAAATGATCCTGCGGTTCAGACCATTCTGGCAGACATCAAGGAACGTGAATCCATTGGTTTTGAATACTCTGCGGCCGAAGCATCTTTTGAGCTGCTTTTTTTCAAAGCCATGGGCTGGTCCAAACGTTATTTCGAATTCATCAACTTTTTTGTAGTTGATGCTAAACGCAAAAATGATTCGGAACCATTTTCCGAAGCTACTGTTATTGTAAAAGTCCACGGTCAGGAAAATCATACGGCTGCTTCCGGTGAAGGTCCGGTTAACGCTCTTGACAAGGCGTTGCGCAAGGCTCTTGAGCCCTTCTATCCTTCCCTGAAACATGTTCGTTTACAGGACTTTAAGGTAAGAGTATTGTCTGGAGCTGTGCGTCAGGCTGCCGGCACAAGTTCTAATGTACGGCTGCTTATTGAATCCACTGACGGTAAAGACCAGTGGACCACCATGGGAGTCAGCCACAACATTATTGAAGCAAGCTGGCAGGCCCTTGTGGACTCCATCAATTATAAGCTCTTCAAGGATGATCCTCAAAAATGGCCATCGAGATAACAGGACAGTACACCGAACCGTGCAAGGTATCCGTACTTTGTGACAATGAACCCCTGAATGAAAACTTCGGTAGTGAGTGGGGGCTTTCCATGGCTCTTGAGCTGCCCGGAAACGGATGCTGGCTCTGGGATTGCGGTGCAAGCCCGCTTTTTCTGAAGAATGCTGCCAAAATGGGAATTAAAGTGAATGATGCCAAGGGCCTTGCATTAAGCCATGGACATTGGGATCACACCGGTGGTATGGACGCACTCATGAACACCGATTTTATCGGGCCTGTTTATGCACACCATGATTTTGCCATCAAGAGATATTCCAGACGCGGTAATGGCGATTTCAGCGAAGCCTCTTTCCCCTGTGAATACCCTGGAACTATAATCGTGCGTGATCAAGTTGAGCTTGATGACGGGTTGTTCATGATTACAGAAATTCCTCGTCGGGAAGGGTTGTCCGAAGCAACTGAAGGGTTGTTTCTAGATCCTGAAATGACTGAGCCTGACCATGTTAAAGATGATGCTTTTTTGCTGCTTATGACCAACTCCGGTCCTGTTGTAGTTCTAGGTTGCTGTCATAGCGGTTTAGCGAACTC
Above is a genomic segment from Maridesulfovibrio sp. containing:
- a CDS encoding MBL fold metallo-hydrolase, with product MAIEITGQYTEPCKVSVLCDNEPLNENFGSEWGLSMALELPGNGCWLWDCGASPLFLKNAAKMGIKVNDAKGLALSHGHWDHTGGMDALMNTDFIGPVYAHHDFAIKRYSRRGNGDFSEASFPCEYPGTIIVRDQVELDDGLFMITEIPRREGLSEATEGLFLDPEMTEPDHVKDDAFLLLMTNSGPVVVLGCCHSGLANSLYHLRDLTGLDSVYAVIGGLHLYRTGESELENTAKVIEEFNVREIAAGHCTGSKGLEFLRQRVSCKVLQMGSGSVYKF